From a region of the Hemibagrus wyckioides isolate EC202008001 linkage group LG14, SWU_Hwy_1.0, whole genome shotgun sequence genome:
- the si:ch211-39i2.2 gene encoding DNA damage-inducible transcript 4-like protein-like, with translation MVYSQALVFGYGLSAGSEEDNLAEMWRKVLQHFRAGKETAGRLKKASSSSSLESECSLEDDDLEASIQLQQQDLAARIEKCLVIAKASSLHCSELLVPARMSTRIARDILRASAHEPCGLRGALIHLFTETQAGLQKVGTVTPEHSLTPTFELSVVFQVDPQRWPQLKHLLGSEKVLRLRPEYRLIKRKLYSSASPTVIEF, from the exons ATGGTCTATAGTCAGGCTTTGGTGTTTGGTTACGGCTTGTCCGCTGGTTCCGAAGAGGATAACCTAGCCGAGATGTGGAGAAAAGTGCTGCAGCACTTCAGAGCCGGGAAAGAGACCGCTGGACGCCTCAAGAAAGCCTCCAGCTCCTCGA GTCTGGAGTCAGAGTGCAGCCTGGAGGACGATGACCTGGAAGCGAGTATCCAGCTGCAGCAGCAGGATTTGGCTGCGCGGATCGAGAAGTGTCTTGTAATAGCGAAAGCGTCGAGTCTGCACTGCAGTGAGCTGCTTGTACCGGCTCGCATGAGCACGCGTATAGCAAGAGACATCCTCCGTGCATCGGCACACGAGCCGTGCGGTCTGAGAGGAGCTCTCATTCACCTGTTCACCGAGACCCAGGCAGGTTTACAGAAAGTGGGCACGGTGACTCCAGAGCACAGCCTCACGCCCACCTTCGAGCTGTCTGTGGTATTCCAAGTCGATCCTCAGCGCTGGCCGCAGTTAAAGCATCTGCTCGGGTCCGAGAAAGTCCTGCGGCTTCGACCGGAGTATCGCCTCATCAAAAGGAAGCTGTACTCGTCTGCCAGCCCTACAGTGATCGAGTTTTGA